In the genome of Paramisgurnus dabryanus chromosome 18, PD_genome_1.1, whole genome shotgun sequence, one region contains:
- the nlrc3l1 gene encoding NLR family CARD domain-containing protein 3 yields MEDDAADMASEDNLPLGIGASQFGSENGDEEDIMPQRTLPFSLGYSDPVGHIDRAESPASSYNSMHSTSWSDTWEDQEPTETQVHLDRRDSSASSSFSFNSDDEDVNMEENAEESSRKKSKSKDGGQKRQTAPVPMKPELQVDKNARHPAMTVDFAFKALSSCLKKLTEEEFKYFKKMLWERYPELFHDPLDLADLVNLVDKMLELCDLEVSLNITLVLLKSMNLKRLAEYLEGLCKRIKVRYELKLALKRKYTTVCQQGQPVPFESIYTDLYITDGINASVNIEHEFRPKIEDLAESKVNRQPLSSNDILAPENRRTRHVRSVVSKGSPGSGKSFAVQRFILDWTDDKTHTDIFFLLPLSFRELNQMLDKEYTLMDLIYVFYPEMKTVETLDFEGCPVMFICDGLDESQFPFEFRRTVYWCDTDKPASVQVLITNLIRGNLLYNTSVWVISRAGAIDVIPPEYCHQLLEVRGFNNDQREAYFRKTIEDPELAERVIAHIKASKTLYIMCHQPLFCWVASKVLQQQFQSLPRSAELPKTLTYLYTSLLRFHTQMCIQRLQNNPAEETKNITAEQMLIKLAKLSYSMLEKNEFQMEKEHFDEIEMDSYPAVVCSGLCAEYYREKFVMYQERVSCFSHPTLQEYMAALHVFYSFKKHGKNIFEQGKLKVMKVSLTDVLKSAVDKALSSKNCNFEIFLRFLLGLSVDANQELLKDILQISPSSTQQAREEMTRYIKKKIKENHYPEKNENLLRCIDELNPKLQS; encoded by the exons ATGGAAGACGACGCAGCAGACATGGCGTCTGAAGACAACCTGCCTTTAGGCATCGGGGCTTCGCAATTTGGGAGTGAAAATGGAGATGAAGAGGACATTATGCCTCAAAGAACCCTTCCATTTTCCCTCGGATACTCCGATCCTGTTGG ACACATAGACAGAGCAGAGTCACCTGCTTCAAGCTATAACTCCATGCACAGCACCAGCTGGTCAGACACATGGGAGGACCAAGAGCCAACTGAAACACa GGTTCATTTGGACAGACGGGACTCGTCTGCCTCTAgcagtttttctttcaatagcGATGATGAGGATGTCAATATGGAGGAAAATGCAGAAGAAAG CTCGCGGAAGAAAAGCAAGTCAAAAGATGGGGGTCAGAAACGACAAACTGCTCCCGTTCCTATGAAACCAGAGTTACAAGTAGATAAAAATGCAAGACACCCAGCAATGACGGTGGATTTTGCGTTTAAG GCCCTCTCAAGTTGCTTAAAGAAACTAACAGAAGAGGAATTTAAgtatttcaaaaaaatgctgTGGGAGAGATATCCAGAGCTCTTTCATGATCCCCTGGATTTGGCTGACCTTGTGAATCTGGTGGATAAAATGCTGGAGCTCTGTGATCTTGAGGTGTCCCTGAATATCACGCTTGTCCTCCTAAAAAGCATGAATTTAAAGAGGCTGGCTGAATATTTGGAAGGACTATGCAAAAGAA TTAAAGTGCGCTACGAGTTAAAATTGGCTCTTAAGAGGAAGTATACAACAGTCTGCCAACAAGGGCAGCCAGTTCCATTCGAATCCATCTATACAGATCTTTACATTACGGATGGCATTAATGCATCCGTGAACATTGAGCACGAGTTCAGACCGAAGATTGAAGACCTTGCAGAGTCCAAAGTGAACAGGCAGCCGTTATCCTCAAATGACATACTGGCTCCAGAAAATAGGAGGACTAGGCATGTGAGGTCAGTGGTATCTAAGGGAAGCCCCGGAAGCGGTAAATCATTCGCAGTTCAGCGGTTCATCCTCGACTGGACAGatgacaaaacacacacagacattttCTTTCTCCTTCCGCTGTCGTTCAGAGAACTAAACCAGATGCTGGATAAGGAATATACCCTGATGGATTTAATCTATGTGTTTTATCCGGAAATGAAGACCGTGGAGACGCTGGATTTTGAAGGCTGCCCAGTTATGTTCATATGCGATGGCTTGGATGAAAGTCAATTCCCCTTTGAATTCCGCAGGACGGTGTATTGGTGCGACACAGATAAGCCCGCGAGCGTGCAGGTGTTGATCACCAACCTCATCAGGGGGAACCTGCTCTATAACACCTCCGTCTGGGTCATTTCCAGGGCGGGAGCCATCGACGTGATCCCACCAGAATACTGCCACCAACTCCTGGAGGTACGTGGTTTTAACAACGACCAGAGAGAAGCGTATTTCAGGAAGACGATCGAAGACCCAGAACTGGCTGAGAGAGTGATCGCTCACATCAAGGCTTCCAAAACGCTGTACATTATGTGCCACCAGCCGCTCTTCTGCTGGGTGGCATCTAAAGTGCTTCAGCAACAGTTTCAGTCTCTTCCTCGATCAGCGGAGCTGCCCAAAACTCTCACCTACTTGTACACCAGCCTGCTGCGATTTCACACTCAAATGTGCATTCAGAGACTGCAAAATAACCCGGCCGAAGAGACCAAAAACATCACAGCTGAGCAAATGCTCATTAAGCTGGCAAAGTTATCGTACAGCATGCTCGAAAAGAATGAGTTTCAGATGGAGAAAGAGCACTTTGATGAGATTGAAATGGACTCGTATCCCGCTGTAGTATGCAGTGGTCTCTGTGCCGAGTATTACAGAGAGAAATTTGTGATGTACCAAGAGAGGGTGAGCTGCTTTTCACATCCGACACTTCAGGAGTACATGGCCGCTCTACACGTTTTCTACTCTTTCAAAAAGCATGGGAAGAACATTTTCGAGCAGGGTAAATTGAAAGTGATGAAGGTTTCTTTAACAGACGTACTCAAGAGTGCAGTCGACAAAGCATTGTCTTCCAAGAATTGCAACTTTGAAATTTTTCTGCGGTTTCTACTTGGTTTGTCGGTGGACGCCAACCAGGAGCTGCTCAAGGACATTCTGCAAATATCTCCAAGTTCAACCCAGCAGGCACGAGAGGAGATGACACGCTACATTAAAAAGAAAATCAAGGAAAATCACTACCcggaaaaaaatgaaaaccttTTGCGGTGCATCGATGAGCTTAACCCAAAACTGCAAagttaa
- the LOC135776344 gene encoding hydroperoxide isomerase ALOXE3 isoform X1, which translates to MEAVYEVEVTTGFMTHAGTFDNIFITLIGTQGESERTRLDSYGRDFKTGMKVKYIVTTKFTLAHLLLIRLEKDQFMFLPENDWFCSMISVRTPEKDVIFFPCYRWMADREVVELREAKAMKINEEKYSRLKQHRENELKLNKELYQWSEYEKGLPQCAGFQETPSLPSVVRFSFTKAMDSAFNSSTALGEIKMKKLANKSIPWADIDEMKSAFWSTRTTISEYVHQHWMDDDFFGYQLLNGPHPMMLRRCTERPSNFAVTDDMLQPILGGETSLTLEMKNGNIFLCDYRRLVDLPTRVINGVQQHIAAPLCLLYKNQVGKLLPIAIQLKQQVSEGNPVFLPSDCELDWLLAKLYVRNADCLEHQASFYYLRSHLLAEVFTVALLRNLPAVHPIYKLLIPHTRYTFQINALIRDRLLGPEGLVTQNTSIGGEGMCDLMKKAFTELTYKSLCLPDDISDRGLESIPNFFYREDGLKLWDFINNFVRSVVQLYYQSDGDVQQDSELQDWIREIFIQGFLGQISTGIPQCFITVDELIKFITMVIFTVSAQHSALRAGQFDYSSWFPNSPCSLRKPPPTTKGSSDRNTLLDTLPDVNTSVNMVSVFWLLSKTSPDLVPLGQYPEDYFCQAVVQKMIKHHQAELSFMSESIKDRNLRLKVPYTYLCPDQINNSVSI; encoded by the exons ATGGAGGCTGTTTATGAAGTAGAGGTGACCACAGGCTTCATGACCCATGCTGGTACATTTGACAATATATTCATTACTCTGATTGGCACGCAAGGGGAAAGTGAGCGGACCAGACTTGACAGCTATGGAAGGGATTTTAAGACCGGAATG AAAGTGAAGTATATAGTGACCACCAAGTTCACCCTCGCCCACCTCCTCCTGATCAGACTTGAGAAAGATCAATTCATGTTCCTGCCAGAGAATGACTGGTTCTGCTCCATGATAAGTGTGAGAACACCTGAGAAAGATGTGATCTTTTTCCCATGCTATCGCTGGATGGCAGATAGGGAGGTGGTTGAGCTGCGAGAAGCAAAAG CCATGAAAATCAAtgaagaaaaatattcaagacTGAAACAACACAGAGAAAATGAATTAAAGCTAAACAAAGAGTTGTACCA GTGGAGTGAGTATGAGAAAGGTCTTCCACAGTGTGCTGGATTTCAGGAGACCCCGAGTCTTCCCTCAGTGGTCCGGTTTTCATTCACAAAAGCCATGGATTCAGCTTTTAACAGCTCCACAGC GCTTGGAGagataaaaatgaagaaactggcAAATAAGTCAATCCCATGGGCTGATATAGATGAAATGAAAAGTGCCTTTTGGTCAACCAGAACCACTATCTCTG AATATGTTCACCAGCACTGGATGGATGATGATTTTTTTGGATATCAGCTTCTAAATGGTCCCCATCCCATGATGCTCCGCCGATGCACTGAACGTCCTTCGAATTTTGCTGTCACGGATGATATGCTCCAGCCTATTCTGGGAGGTGAAACATCTCTGACTTTGGAAATGAAG AATGGAAACATATTTCTATGTGATTATAGAAGACTAGTCGATTTACCAACCCGAGTCATCAATGGTGTACAGCAACATATCGCCGCTCCGCTCTGTCTGCTATACAAGAACCAAGTCGGTAAACTTCTGCCTATTGCCATTCAG TTAAAACAACAGGTTTCAGAGGGAAATCCAGTTTTTCTTCCTAGTGACTGCGAGCTTGACTGGTTGCTTGCCAAACTGTATGTGAGGAATGCGGATTGTCTTGAGCATCAAGCATCTTTCTATTATCTGCGCAGCCATCTACTGGCCGAAGTCTTTACAGTGGCGTTGTTACGAAACCTCCCTGCAGTTCACCCAATATATAAG TTGCTGATACCACACACACGTTACACATTCCAGATAAACGCTTTGATTCGGGACAGGCTGCTTGGTCCTGAGGGTCTTGTCACTCAG AATACTAGTATTGGAGGTGAAGGGATGTGTGATCTCATGAAGAAGGCATTCACAGAACTGACCTACAAATCTCTCTGTCTGCCTGATGACATCAGTGATCGAGGACTGGAATCAATTCCTAACTTCTTTTACAGAGAGGATGGACTTAAGCTATGGGACTTCATAAATAA TTTTGTAAGGAGCGTGGTGCAGTTGTATTATCAGAGTGATGGTGATGTACAGCAGGACAGTGAACTTCAGGACTGGATCAGGGAGATCTTCATTCAAGGGTTTCTTGGGCAGATCAGCACAG GCATACCCCAGTGTTTTATTACAGTAGATGAGCTCATCAAATTTATTACTATGGTTATCTTCACAGTTTCAGCTCAACATTCTGCCCTCAGAGCAGGACAG TTTGACTACAGTAGCTGGTTTCCAAACTCCCCTTGTTCTCTGAGAAAACCTCCTCCCACAACTAAAGGAAGCTCAGACAGGAACACATTGCTGGACACTCTGCCTGATGTTAACACCTCTGTGAATATGGTATCAGTCTTTTGGCTCCTGAGCAAGACCTCGCCAGATTTG GTTCCACTTGGGCAATACCCTGAAGACTACTTCTGCCAGGCGGTTGTACAAAAAATGATCAAACATCATCAGGCAGAGTTGTCCTTCATGAGTGAATCCATCAAAGACAGAAACCTAAGGTTGAAAGTGCCTTACACCTACCTGTGCCCTGATCAAATAAACAACAGTGTGAGCATTTGA
- the LOC135776344 gene encoding hydroperoxide isomerase ALOXE3 isoform X2, protein MEAVYEVEVTTGFMTHAGTFDNIFITLIGTQGESERTRLDSYGRDFKTGMKVKYIVTTKFTLAHLLLIRLEKDQFMFLPENDWFCSMISVRTPEKDVIFFPCYRWMADREVVELREAKAMKINEEKYSRLKQHRENELKLNKELYQWSEYEKGLPQCAGFQETPSLPSVVRFSFTKAMDSAFNSSTALGEIKMKKLANKSIPWADIDEMKSAFWSTRTTISEYVHQHWMDDDFFGYQLLNGPHPMMLRRCTERPSNFAVTDDMLQPILGGETSLTLEMKNGNIFLCDYRRLVDLPTRVINGVQQHIAAPLCLLYKNQVGKLLPIAIQLKQQVSEGNPVFLPSDCELDWLLAKLYVRNADCLEHQASFYYLRSHLLAEVFTVALLRNLPAVHPIYKLLIPHTRYTFQINALIRDRLLGPEGLVTQNTSIGGEGMCDLMKKAFTELTYKSLCLPDDISDRGLESIPNFFYREDGLKLWDFINNFVRSVVQLYYQSDGDVQQDSELQDWIREIFIQGFLGQISTVSAQHSALRAGQFDYSSWFPNSPCSLRKPPPTTKGSSDRNTLLDTLPDVNTSVNMVSVFWLLSKTSPDLVPLGQYPEDYFCQAVVQKMIKHHQAELSFMSESIKDRNLRLKVPYTYLCPDQINNSVSI, encoded by the exons ATGGAGGCTGTTTATGAAGTAGAGGTGACCACAGGCTTCATGACCCATGCTGGTACATTTGACAATATATTCATTACTCTGATTGGCACGCAAGGGGAAAGTGAGCGGACCAGACTTGACAGCTATGGAAGGGATTTTAAGACCGGAATG AAAGTGAAGTATATAGTGACCACCAAGTTCACCCTCGCCCACCTCCTCCTGATCAGACTTGAGAAAGATCAATTCATGTTCCTGCCAGAGAATGACTGGTTCTGCTCCATGATAAGTGTGAGAACACCTGAGAAAGATGTGATCTTTTTCCCATGCTATCGCTGGATGGCAGATAGGGAGGTGGTTGAGCTGCGAGAAGCAAAAG CCATGAAAATCAAtgaagaaaaatattcaagacTGAAACAACACAGAGAAAATGAATTAAAGCTAAACAAAGAGTTGTACCA GTGGAGTGAGTATGAGAAAGGTCTTCCACAGTGTGCTGGATTTCAGGAGACCCCGAGTCTTCCCTCAGTGGTCCGGTTTTCATTCACAAAAGCCATGGATTCAGCTTTTAACAGCTCCACAGC GCTTGGAGagataaaaatgaagaaactggcAAATAAGTCAATCCCATGGGCTGATATAGATGAAATGAAAAGTGCCTTTTGGTCAACCAGAACCACTATCTCTG AATATGTTCACCAGCACTGGATGGATGATGATTTTTTTGGATATCAGCTTCTAAATGGTCCCCATCCCATGATGCTCCGCCGATGCACTGAACGTCCTTCGAATTTTGCTGTCACGGATGATATGCTCCAGCCTATTCTGGGAGGTGAAACATCTCTGACTTTGGAAATGAAG AATGGAAACATATTTCTATGTGATTATAGAAGACTAGTCGATTTACCAACCCGAGTCATCAATGGTGTACAGCAACATATCGCCGCTCCGCTCTGTCTGCTATACAAGAACCAAGTCGGTAAACTTCTGCCTATTGCCATTCAG TTAAAACAACAGGTTTCAGAGGGAAATCCAGTTTTTCTTCCTAGTGACTGCGAGCTTGACTGGTTGCTTGCCAAACTGTATGTGAGGAATGCGGATTGTCTTGAGCATCAAGCATCTTTCTATTATCTGCGCAGCCATCTACTGGCCGAAGTCTTTACAGTGGCGTTGTTACGAAACCTCCCTGCAGTTCACCCAATATATAAG TTGCTGATACCACACACACGTTACACATTCCAGATAAACGCTTTGATTCGGGACAGGCTGCTTGGTCCTGAGGGTCTTGTCACTCAG AATACTAGTATTGGAGGTGAAGGGATGTGTGATCTCATGAAGAAGGCATTCACAGAACTGACCTACAAATCTCTCTGTCTGCCTGATGACATCAGTGATCGAGGACTGGAATCAATTCCTAACTTCTTTTACAGAGAGGATGGACTTAAGCTATGGGACTTCATAAATAA TTTTGTAAGGAGCGTGGTGCAGTTGTATTATCAGAGTGATGGTGATGTACAGCAGGACAGTGAACTTCAGGACTGGATCAGGGAGATCTTCATTCAAGGGTTTCTTGGGCAGATCAGCACAG TTTCAGCTCAACATTCTGCCCTCAGAGCAGGACAG TTTGACTACAGTAGCTGGTTTCCAAACTCCCCTTGTTCTCTGAGAAAACCTCCTCCCACAACTAAAGGAAGCTCAGACAGGAACACATTGCTGGACACTCTGCCTGATGTTAACACCTCTGTGAATATGGTATCAGTCTTTTGGCTCCTGAGCAAGACCTCGCCAGATTTG GTTCCACTTGGGCAATACCCTGAAGACTACTTCTGCCAGGCGGTTGTACAAAAAATGATCAAACATCATCAGGCAGAGTTGTCCTTCATGAGTGAATCCATCAAAGACAGAAACCTAAGGTTGAAAGTGCCTTACACCTACCTGTGCCCTGATCAAATAAACAACAGTGTGAGCATTTGA
- the mrps12 gene encoding small ribosomal subunit protein uS12m, translating to MAFFGSLKPMLWSVLQASRPVCSWPGPVFTRTMATLNQMHRKGKPSPPPPKVSATFGRPQLKAVVLKTMIRKPKKPNSANRKCARVRLSNGKEAVVFIPGEGHNLQEHNVVLVQGGRTQDLPGVKLTVVRGKYDCAHVVKKKQ from the exons ATGGCGTTTTTTGGAAGTCTCAAACCTATGCTGTGGTCTGTTCTGCAGG CATCCCGCCCTGTATGCTCATGGCCTGGACCTGTCTTCACCAGGACAATGGCCACACTTAATCAAATGCATCGGAAGGGAAAACCCTCCCCACCTCCTCCAAAAGTCAGTGCCACCTTTGGACGACCACAGCTCAAAGCTGTTGTGTTAAAGACCATGATCAGGAAACCAAAGAAGCCAAATTCTGCAAACCGCAAGTGTGCACGAGTACGTCTGTCCAATGGTAAAGAAGCTGTAGTGTTCATCCCAGGGGAAGGTCACAACCTCCAGGAGCATAATGTGGTGTTGGTACAAGGTGGACGGACTCAGGACTTACCGGGGGTGAAACTCACTGTAGTCAGGGGGAAATACGACTGTGCACATGTTGTAAAGAAAAAACAATGA